In Cherax quadricarinatus isolate ZL_2023a chromosome 98, ASM3850222v1, whole genome shotgun sequence, the genomic stretch gttgtggttgtggtatcAACAGAAGTGCGAGGAGCAGCGGGACGTGCCGGTCTATGGCTGGATGATCTGCGACAAGGCCAGAGAGTTCTACCGGAAGTTGAGGATGACGGAGACGGTGTCGTTCTGCTCCGGTTGGCTGGAGTCGTTCAGGTCCCATCACGGTATTACCGCCAGGAAGAACTTTAACGGAGAGAAGTATTCTGCCGGCGAAGTTGACGGCTACCAGAGTCAGTTTGCCGAACTGGTGACCGGACGCCAGTTGACGGCAGACCGGATATATAACGTCGACGAGACCGGATTATTTTGGCACAAGTTTCCCTTGGGGAATCACGGCCATGACGGAGAGCCGCAGAATAACGAGGATCGACTGACTGTGGTTTGTTGTGCAAATGCTGCCGGAACGCACCGCTGTAAATTAATGGTGATAGGCAACAGTGTTGAGCCTAAAGGTGTGAAAAACCTTCCGATCATCTATAGGGTTCACAAAGATTCTTACATAAATCAAGTTCTCTTTCAAGATTGGTTTTATAATCATTTTGTTCCTGAAGTcaagaaaaacttcataaaaacGGGTCATCCAGCAGACAGTACGGCACTGTTGTTGCTCGACAAAAGTAACGCTCACCCTAGGCTGCAAGATTTACGCAGCGGTAATATCTTTGCAGAGTTCTTGCCTGACAGTAAAACTGGTTTAATACAACCGATGGAacaaggagtcgttcaggacgtCAAAGCGCGTTACAGGAAAACTTTTATACGGAGGTTAATCGCACACAACGGAAGTATGGAAGAATTTAACAAAAGTTTCACCATTAACGAAGCAATTTCTGACATTACAAAAGCTTGGGAACTTGTTACAAATTCAAGTTTGAAAAAAAGTTGGAGAAAACTCTGGCCTGACATTTCTTTTATTGATTCTGATGACGAGGAATTTGAAGGTTTTAAACCAAAGAGAATAAGTAAGAGGAACTCTCTGAAACAAGAAATATTAGATGACGTTAAAGTTATCGAGGCTCCAGAAGTGAAGAAAATGTTCGAGTCGGAGAACCTGGAAGAGTCCATTGATAAGTGGCTAGACTGTGACGATGCTGCCCCAACAACAGATCGTCTAACTGATGATGACCTGATTAGCATCATTGAGAATGCTAAGAAGAGCATTGAGAGCGATCCCGATGATTCTGACGGTCACGAGGAAATTCCTCCACCGACCCTGAAGGAGAGTTTGAAGAGTGTGAAAGACCTGATACGTTTCATGGAGTCCAAAAACAATTTTTCCCCGGAACAAGTCATTAGTCAGTACCAGATACAGAAGACACTTTTGTCAATTAAGATAAAAGCACTCAAAAAACAGGCCTTAATTAAAAAAAAGCAAAGCTTGAAAAAGCGTAATAAAAAGCAAACCTTAAAAAAGCCCATTAAAAAACATTCAAAACGAGCACGACGCCCTCTGTCCCGTCCAGCACGAAGCGCTGCTAGTTCTACCACATCACTTTCTGTGGTGAGTAAAGCTGTGTAACCCTTGAAGGTTTATCACTTACTTCtgattgttatattattattattataatcaaaaaagaagcgctaagccacaaggactatacagctctgATTGTTATAATATTGCGAGTAAATGTTAAAACATCACTGTATAGCATGGAAGTTTGTATTtaacaatatatttttttaattaacacatcagccgtgtcccactgaagcaggtgacccaaaaaagaagaaaaaaaacctCCATCATTATTCACATCATTAACAATATCTCTCCAATTGACTTTTTTATTTAGTACTTGAGTGTCCTCATTGCtgtactgaagtcttccagcttagGCTGATAGATTTCAACACctaagtttatttagacacaggtacacatacactaaacctactcaccatacaaaacattcatacttattactgcacctattacatacatagaacacttaactctgatattaaccctccccttaaacatctccttgccaacctcaacagaacacatgaccataacacaaggcacagatcactctttgatgttcctcgtgtccatctcacactatgcaaaaactcaatgcacataaaaggccctaaaatctggaattcattacctgtaaatataaaagaaacactacctgaataatcataataatcatcataatcataataatcataatcataataatcataataataataataataataataacaataataatcataataatcataataatcataataatcataataatcataataataatcataataatcataataataatcataataatcataataatcataataatcataataataataatcataataatcataataataataataataataataataataataataataataataataataataataataatcataataatcataataatcataataatcataataataataataataataataataataataataataataataataataacaataataatcataataatcataataataatcataataatcataataatcataataatcataataatcataataatcataataatcataatcataataatcataatcataataatcataataataataataataataataacaataataatcataataatcataataatcataataatcataataatcataataataatcataataatcatataatcataataataatcataataatcataataatcataataatcataataatcataataatcataataataatcataataatcataataatcataataatcataataatcatcataataatcataataataatcataataatcataataataatcataataatcataataataatcataataataataataataatcataataataatcataataataatcataataatcataataataatcataataatcataataataatcataataatcataataataatcataataataataataataatcataataataatcataataatcataataatcataataataataagaataatcataataatcataataatcataataataatcataataatcataataatcataataatcatcataataatcataataatcataataataatcataataataatcataataatcataataatcataataataatcataataatcataatagtaatcataataatcataataataatcataataatcataataaccataataatcataataatcataataatcataataataatcataataatcataataatcataataaatcataataatcataataatcataataataatcataataataataataataatcataataatcataataatcataataataatcataataataataataataataatcataataatcataataatcataataatcataataatcataataatcataataataataataatcatcataatcataataataaataatcatcataataatcataataatcataataataatcataataatcataataatcataataatcataataattgtaataataatcataataatcataataatcataataatcataataataatcatgatcataataataataataataataataataataataataataataataataataataataataataataataataattataataaataataatcataataatcaataatcataataatcataataatcataataatcataataatcataatatcataataatcataataataatcataataatcataataatatcataataatcataataatcataataatcataataatcataataatcatcataataatcataataataatcataataatcataataataataataataataataatcataataataatcataataatcataatagtaatcataataatcataataatcataataataatcataatcatcataataatcataataatcataataatcataataatcataataatcataataatcataataataatcataataatcataataatcataataataatcataataatcataataatcataataataatcataatcatcataataatcataataatcataataatcataataataatcataataatcataataataatcataatcataataatcataataataatcatcataataatcatcataataatcataataataatcataataataataataataatcataataatcatcataataatcataataatcataataatcataataatcataataatcatcataataatcataataatcataataatcataataatcataataatcatcataataatcataataatcataataatcataataatcataataatcatcataataataataataataataattgtcgaAAGTTCAACTCTGGCAGTGATTTTGACACCATTTATGCATTCTGTAAGTTaatttaggtacaggtaaacataactacaactatcatacatagtgtaaattatccactAACATAACACAAAAAAACGTCAGAGTGACTTATATCCATTAATTAACGACAACCTCCCTCCAATGGCATTGGATAATCCATGATTCGACATATCCATGAGGccgggggactgattacctcattctcctcatctttcactgttcttctctgtattggactgaagaagccattggctggtgaagtgtttcctcaataaaagttcccaaatgttgcacaagtgctaTGTTCTTCAACCTGTGGATTTTCCAAATCATTTACATCATGCAGATTTAATAATGGTGTAATCTTAATGGAAAATGAATGTGCAGCCAATAGGGATAATAACATGATTACCAGTTAGCAATCTCCATTCAGCAGTTTAGGATAATCCATGATCTTAGTTATTCTTgagatttaacccttaaactgtccaaacgtagatctacgttcacatgtgtagcgctccgaacatagatctacttttttttacataagaaagcatgtaaaatcgaaCACAGATCTACGTTTGCAGCTGTAcgtgagtgaacgtagatctacgtttgcagcTGTAcgtgagtgaacgtagatctacgtttgcagcTGTAtgtgagtgaacgtagatctacgtttgcagcTGTACgcgagtgaacatagatctacgtttgcagcTGTAcgtgagtgaacgtagatctacgtttgcagcTGTACGTgagtaaacgtagatctacgtttgcagcTGTAcgtgagtgaacgtagatctacgtttgcagcTGTATgtgagtgaatgtagatctacgtttgcagcTGTAcgtgagtgaacgtagatctacgtttgcagcTGTAcgtgagtgaacgtagatctacgtttgcagcTGTAcgtgagtgaacgtagatctacgtttgcagcTGTATgtgagtgaatgtagatctacgtttgcagcTGTAcgtgagtgaacgtagatctacgtttgcagcTGTATgtgagtgaatgtagatctacgtttgcagcTGTAcgtgagtgaacgtagatctacgtttgcagcTGTAcgtgagtgaacgtagatctacgtttgaacaTTTTAAGGGTTAACAATGCTAGAATTTTATCATTCATATTTCGACACTTTCAGAAAGCCACTGTTGGCAATCTCCATCCAACGGTGCTGGGTAATCCATGATCCAACTTATCCTTCCATAATCAATTATCCAGTGGAGCTGGATAATTAATGATCCAATTTATCCTTAAGATTTAACAATGCTGTAATTTCAAAATTCATATTTTGACACTTTCAGAAAGACGATGTTCATGAAGATTCCAAAAACCACAATAAGGGCAACTTGATTGATGGGAAAGATGGTAAGTTGTAATTAGCTTGTTAAACGTAATAGATTGTAGGGAATTACCAAGTGTGAGCTTAGCTTAATCCGGGGATTAGCAGATGGTTCTTCACTTACAATTCAGTTATGTACCGATGAACCCATCGCACATTGAAAACATTGTAAGCTGTAtatgaatacagcctctcctcacttagtgacgtactcatttaccgatgcctcggacttacgatgggctctctgaccattatgcatacctaaataatgtatatcagagtggatttcctctattctgtttattacaatatacactacactactgtataaacatttaaaaatataccagaaatgttataaatggtgcaaaagtgacattaaaacaacatcaaagatggctgacccaaactcactaccattatagtatgctccttacttagtgacaaattcgtttaccgatgtggtcttaggaacagaactacgtcggtaagtgaggagagactgtatataATAAATAAGTAAAATAACTGCTGTCACTGgagagtaaataaatgaatacaaattTAGTACTTGCTGCTTTCAcgttgggtaattatcttaagtttaATCTCCAAAGCAATTGCTGCTGcaccatcgtaaagttgaaatatcaCTGATAAGAGTATTGTATTTCCAAAGGTGTGCCATGCTCTGTCTCGGCGAGGAAGAACTCTGCCAAGTTCGGCAACTTTAAGACACCAGGTGTAAGCAACACTCGTCTCAAATCAGCAGATGAGAATGACACTCGTGTCAGACCAGAGGATGAGAATGACTCGAATGTCAGACCAGTGGATGAGAATGACTCGAATGTCAGACCAGTGGATGAGAATGTCTCTCATGTCAGACCAGTGGACGGGAATGACTCTCATGTCAGACCAGCAGATGGGACTGACACTCATCTCAAACCGGCAAACAAAATTCACAGCCGTTTGAAACGGAAGATTGACATTCAAAAATCATCCACCAAGAAACTGCGAGTGAGGCCGTCGCCAGTGAGTTATTTTGCGAACTCCAAGTCATTAACTGTCAATAATCTCTCTAGCAAACCTTCCATTTCTATTTTGTCACTAAAACTACTCTCAACTTTcgactactaatactaatactactaatactaatactactaccacttctttgTCTTCTTCTCTTGGTCCTGTCCCTCTTTccctcatatacagtggacccccggtttacgatcagctcccaatgcgaccaattatgtaagtgtatttatgtaagtgcgtttgtatgtgtatgtttaggggtctgaaatagactaacctaattcacaatattccttatgggaacaaattcgttcagtactggcacctgaacatacttctggaatgaaataatatcgtaaaccgggggtccactgtacttccctaaatacctggagggtgttttgggggtcaatgcccccatgacccggttcatgaccaggcctcacggtggatcaggacctgatcaaccaggctgttactatatCCAGTATTGAATAGCACTTACTATAAAGACATTGTCACTTGCAAAAAAAAAGTCAAGACTGTGTAGAGAAGCTTTATAATAGACCTTATGGGTCCCTCTCCATGTGCGATTTTTTCGCAAAAAAGCCAAAAAAAGCACATCCTAGTGAAAATTGCACTTGGGAAAGAAATTGCAATGTGCAGAATAGTTTAATTACGacgtaatgtaaaaaaaaaagacctgCATTCGTTGAATATCAAAATACCCGTAGAGTAAGTGCTGATTTATGCAGTAAGATTTGGTATGTATTGTATCATGATATTGTGCTGCTATCAAGGAGTGGATGGGGTTTATTCTGGTAGTAGTatttagtagtagttagtagtagtagtagtagtaaatagtagtagtaagtagtagtaatagtagcagcagtagtagtgttaatagtagtagtagtaatagtagcagcagtagtagtgttaatagtagtattagtaatagtagcagcattaGTAGTGTTAATATTAGTAgttatagtagcagcagtagtagtgttaatattagtagtagtaatagtagcagcagtagtagtgttaatagtagtagtagtaatagtagcagcagtagtagtgttaatattagtagtagtaatagtagcagcagtagtagtgttaatattagtagtagtaatagtagcagcagtagtagtgttaatagtagtagtagtagtaatagtattaatagtaatagtagtagtagttgtggtaagtactattacttctactaaaggaccccaatggaaataagtcactctgtctgacttttttgggttatcccaggttgtctacacatatgctgctatgtatgataattctatgtaactgtatttgtgtatatctgaataaacttacttacttacttactactactatttggggaggggggggggtcgctcaacctcagtgggagatggtcatcataaatcattattataattattttctaatcattatcataattattattatattttgtaaCTTCCAGGGAGGTGACAAAAGAGGCGACTCGGGGACGCATGTCATCGACGCCTCAACTGAAGAGAACGACGGTAAGTGTTATTAATATGTTAATCATACAGTAGTTGATGAATATTTAACATGTTAATGGTACTAGAGATGTACAAACAAGTACACATGtgtgcacacatgtacacacaatcATCTAGATAGTCACCACCACTCCAGAGCCCTTGATGATAatcaagggctcttgattcaaggaatcagAGCCATTCTTAAAACCAGACATGAATACAAATCACATTCCAGACTCTGTATaacctgtataataataataataataataataataataataataataataataatgataatgataataatggtaataataataatagtaataatattattaataataataatgatagaaatATTAACATAATTAACAATAACAGAAATAGTAATATAAttgataataatagcaataataataataatagaaagagtattattattataatcaaggggaagcgctaaacccgtaggattatacagtgcatggggggggggatgtggaaggcattcaggcttaattcgggtaactggagcacagatccaattccctaaatcaagagcccctcaccaacatcaaggaaccttccttgaggggaatagaaatagtaatataattaataataatatcaatattattaatatataataaataataataattatatttatttatttatttataatcatCTTGATCCAACTCACATATAATTGTTTTGTGTCAAGTTAACTTTAACGAAATCGTAAAATCTCTTTCCTGTTTTTTGTTTTTCATTGTTTTGCCTGTAAGGAAAATGCCTCGTCGGCAGCAGCGACGGCTTGTGTTTCACAGCTACGCTGGTTCTCTAACTCATCTCAAAATTTATTTCCACTTTGTTTTTCCTGAGGGTTTTTCTATTTCATGGAAATTGAATTTTTTCCCCTCGAGGTATAATTTCATCCTGATGCTGTCGGCAGTTATACATTTAGTGTCTGGTTTATTAGGTACACTCTTGTGGTACCAGGTAGGGTGTTTTCCGTTGCCCTCAGGACAGCCCAAATTCTTCGTGGAATAGATTGAACAAGGCAGTGGAAACCTTCCTTGGAGATTttggtccatgttgacatgatagggCTAGGGCCCCATTACCTGGCTGGCAAAGGTCTCACTTCACATGCAGAGGGCCTGGCTTTGATTCCTGGTGAAGTGGAAACATTTCGATGTGTTTCctgacacctgttgtcctgttcacctagcagcaaataggtgcagtacctgggtgtgagtcgactggtgtgggtcacatcctggggttatgtatgtatgtatccggGGTTATAAATCCGATTGAAATCTCCCTCTCTTATAGCATCTCACAGTTACTGCAGTCATGCTGTGAGTCTCCCATTCCACTATACCACAAAGGTGCTCTGTTAGATTGAGATTCAGAGGCCATTGGACCAGGCCTCAGGGGCATTGACCTTCATTGACTGATTAGATATTGACATTAACGAGCCGATGTACCTATCAAAGTGGCCACTAAGTGTGCATATACCGCTGTTATCAGTGTGTATAGACTTCtgttcagtgtacatacactgctgctgtcagtgtacagcaTATACAGTGTTAAtcattgtatatatacactgatgctATCAGTATATTTGTCGAAATATTTTTTCTTGAAGGTTTGGTTGAGAATGACGTTCAATTGACAATGTGATTCAGTTGAGAATGTGGTTCGGTTGAGAATGTGGTTGAGAATAGGGAGATGCAAGTTTATTAAATACACGCAAGTGAtataccacactaacactgtgtATCTCTGTAGGTGTGTTGCGCTCTGCTCGGTTGAGGAAGAAGTCGACAAAATTTGCTGACTTTCTCTCACCGGATGAAATTGATACACTCCTCAACCAGAAAAATGAAAAGGCAGAAATTCTGCAGAAAAATGTCACACCAGAAGTTCCACGGAAAGCTGACAAATCAAAAATCTATCAGAAGGCCAACAGTCCAAAAATCTATCAGAAAGACAGCAGTCCAAATATCTCACAGAAAATCTACACACCAGCAAGATACCAAAAAGTCAATAAGTCACAAACCTTGCAGAAACCAAGACCCAGGCAGTCTAGGGTGAGTGTGGCACCAATGTCGTACTTTTTGTCACCATTCGGCACCTACGGTAGGTCGGTGGATGTACCACCAATAGGTATGTGGGCAGACACCAGTATACAGAACAAGCCTCTGTATAGGTGGTCCTAAGGTCACGATGAGTTGTCTTAACACTCAGGAATATTATTGAGGATAAATGGATGAAATATTTacgtcttaaccctttgactgttgcggccgtatatatacgtcttacaaggtaccgtgtttgacgtatatatactcataaattctagcagcttcaaatcaagcaggagaaagctggtaggcccacatgtgagagaatgggtctgtgtggtcagtgtgcaccatataaaaaaaatcctggagcacacagtgcataatgagaaaaaaaaactccgaccgtttttttttaattaaaatgccgactttgtggtctattttagtatagtatttattgttgtattctcgtt encodes the following:
- the LOC128702476 gene encoding jerky protein isoform X2, which codes for MEVKRRPRGRPRKKLTVVRSRLDELDMVLWLWYQQKCEEQRDVPVYGWMICDKAREFYRKLRMTETVSFCSGWLESFRSHHGITARKNFNGEKYSAGEVDGYQSQFAELVTGRQLTADRIYNVDETGLFWHKFPLGNHGHDGEPQNNEDRLTVVCCANAAGTHRCKLMVIGNSVEPKGVKNLPIIYRVHKDSYINQVLFQDWFYNHFVPEVKKNFIKTGHPADSTALLLLDKSNAHPRLQDLRSGNIFAEFLPDSKTGLIQPMEQGVVQDVKARYRKTFIRRLIAHNGSMEEFNKSFTINEAISDITKAWELVTNSSLKKSWRKLWPDISFIDSDDEEFEGFKPKRISKRNSLKQEILDDVKVIEAPEVKKMFESENLEESIDKWLDCDDAAPTTDRLTDDDLISIIENAKKSIESDPDDSDGHEEIPPPTLKESLKSVKDLIRFMESKNNFSPEQVISQYQIQKTLLSIKIKALKKQALIKKKQSLKKRNKKQTLKKPIKKHSKRARRPLSRPARSAASSTTSLSVKDDVHEDSKNHNKGNLIDGKDGVPCSVSARKNSAKFGNFKTPGVSNTRLKSADENDTRVRPEDENDSNVRPVDENDSNVRPVDENVSHVRPVDGNDSHVRPADGTDTHLKPANKIHSRLKRKIDIQKSSTKKLRVRPSPGGDKRGDSGTHVIDASTEENDERRRL
- the LOC128702476 gene encoding tigger transposable element-derived protein 2 isoform X1; protein product: MEVKRRPRGRPRKKLTVVRSRLDELDMVLWLWYQQKCEEQRDVPVYGWMICDKAREFYRKLRMTETVSFCSGWLESFRSHHGITARKNFNGEKYSAGEVDGYQSQFAELVTGRQLTADRIYNVDETGLFWHKFPLGNHGHDGEPQNNEDRLTVVCCANAAGTHRCKLMVIGNSVEPKGVKNLPIIYRVHKDSYINQVLFQDWFYNHFVPEVKKNFIKTGHPADSTALLLLDKSNAHPRLQDLRSGNIFAEFLPDSKTGLIQPMEQGVVQDVKARYRKTFIRRLIAHNGSMEEFNKSFTINEAISDITKAWELVTNSSLKKSWRKLWPDISFIDSDDEEFEGFKPKRISKRNSLKQEILDDVKVIEAPEVKKMFESENLEESIDKWLDCDDAAPTTDRLTDDDLISIIENAKKSIESDPDDSDGHEEIPPPTLKESLKSVKDLIRFMESKNNFSPEQVISQYQIQKTLLSIKIKALKKQALIKKKQSLKKRNKKQTLKKPIKKHSKRARRPLSRPARSAASSTTSLSVKDDVHEDSKNHNKGNLIDGKDGVPCSVSARKNSAKFGNFKTPGVSNTRLKSADENDTRVRPEDENDSNVRPVDENDSNVRPVDENVSHVRPVDGNDSHVRPADGTDTHLKPANKIHSRLKRKIDIQKSSTKKLRVRPSPGGDKRGDSGTHVIDASTEENDGVLRSARLRKKSTKFADFLSPDEIDTLLNQKNEKAEILQKNVTPEVPRKADKSKIYQKANSPKIYQKDSSPNISQKIYTPARYQKVNKSQTLQKPRPRQSRRDDVCDDSMSNIHDDLIEVKDEPLEEDWIDNDDGYYDTCIDATTQTIQHIYYTLNANFPPPV